One Dioscorea cayenensis subsp. rotundata cultivar TDr96_F1 chromosome 17, TDr96_F1_v2_PseudoChromosome.rev07_lg8_w22 25.fasta, whole genome shotgun sequence DNA window includes the following coding sequences:
- the LOC120280592 gene encoding E3 ubiquitin-protein ligase GW2-like, with protein sequence MGNKFGRRRQVVDERYTRPQGLYQHKDVDHKKLRKLILDSKLAPCYPGDEDSTLDLEECPICFLYYPSLNRSRCCMKGICTECFLQMKPPQSSRPTQCPFCKTSNYAVEYRGMKTKEEKGMEQLEEQKVIEAQIRMRQQELQEEEERMRRRQEMSASSIIQSPVEFECRDISCSSLSAPSLRYPTQATEFVSSQGSWTIPTSRRPSHSRHNRDSEFDLDPLDIMVMEAIWLSIQEQGAQRNTSCGTSTLSEQSFSQNCYNSHGLSPLEAPPSSGLAYTVGAMAESQHMRGDISFATGSSALVPNMSLTVDQEQAMENYNGENWIEVSPSSGRAAMPRQENEWAMDHGSVVAEAGTSYAVSDVTVDTMPGALSLPEGVNMAATHLLPESFEEQMMLAMAVSLAEARARTCPQGLTWM encoded by the exons ATGGGGAACAAGTTTGGAAGGAGGAGGCAGGTGGTGGATGAGAGATACACGCGACCGCAAGGGCTTTATCAGCACAAGGATGTTGATCATAAGAAGCTCAGGAAGCTGATTCTTGATTCCAAGCTAGCTCCTTGTTATCCTGGTGATGAGGATTCCACACTTGATCTTGAAGAATGCCCTATTTGTTTCTTG tATTATCCGAGTCTGAATCGATCGAGATGCTGCATGAAGGGCATATGTACAG aATGCTTTCTTCAGATGAAGCCGCCGCAATCATCTCGACCTACACA ATGCCCTTTCTGTAAAACTTCTAACTACGCGGTTGAATATCGTGGTATGAAAACAAAGGAGGAGAAGGGCATGGAGCAACTT gAAGAGCAGAAAGTTATAGAGGCACAAATAAGGATGCGGCAGCAAGAGCttcaagaggaagaagaaagaatgcGGAGACGGCAAGAGATGAGTGCATCTAGCATTATCCAGAGTCCTGTCGAATTTGAATGTCGGGATATATCATGTAGCTCGCTTTCAG CACCATCTTTGAGGTACCCAACTCAGGCTACTGAGTTTGTTTCTTCTCAAGGTTCTTGGACCATACCAACAAGTAGAAGGCCTTCGCACTCTAGGCATAATAG GGACAGTGAGTTTGATCTGGATCCTCTTGACATCATGGTCATGGAAGCAATCTGGCTTTCTATTCAG GAGCAAGGTGCTCAGAGAAATACAAGTTGTGGTACCAGTACCCTATCTGAACAATCATTCTCACAAAATTGTTACAACTCTCACGGTTTGTCTCCTTTAGAAGCACCTCCTTCCAGTGGCCTTGCTTACACGGTTGGAGCCATGGCTGAGAGTCAGCATATGAGGGGGGATATCTCTTTTGCCACTGGTAGCAGTGCTCTAGTGCCTAACATGAGTTTAACAGTTGATCAGGAGCAGGCAATGGAAAATTACAATGGAGAGAACTGGATTGAGGTATCCCCAAGCAGTGGAAGGGCGGCAATGCCAAGACAGGAGAATGAGTGGGCCATGGACCATGGATCAGTAGTTGCAGAGGCTGGTACAAGCTATGCTGTTTCTGATGTCACAGTAGATACAATGCCAGGTGCATTGTCACTCCCGGAAGGTGTTAATATGGCAGCAACTCATCTTCTGCCAGAGAGCTTTGAGGAGCAAATGATGCTTGCAATGGCTGTATCGTTAGCTGAAGCTCGAGCAAGAACATGCCCTCAAGGACTTACCTGGATGTAG